Proteins encoded within one genomic window of Spiribacter curvatus:
- a CDS encoding LPS-assembly protein LptD has product MPRHQSTPLIAIALATALTWSNATPAADGRWALCSAPLLAPMVDAPSAAPTASGAINVTADEARVSGSPPIYAFSGDVRVRKGEQRVRGERLRYDTGAGDLQGEGGVQLRQPGVLIDAERARYWLAPERGHFEGVSDYRIAAGHLQGSAERIVREGPTRSRYQGVTLSTCLPEQPFWTLRAGSADINRDTRQGRARNAVLSIGRLPVFYTPYLQFPVGSERLTGLLAPTIGRSDSNGTTLSLPWYWNIAPDQDATITPTSYWKRGVLLDTEYRYLQEWIEGTISASYLPSDDVYGADRWAIDQTHELRLGRSVRGELRQQRTSDTAFNDDFGNEFDDRSAAFMESRAELSWADRGVLASIDAQSWQRVDDGPSSPYARRPRVQLGYDPIAGLGPIQFDIASEYTDFYNADATREQGIEYNIAPRVSVPIKRLAYRFEPAVAFQHSGYDLTSADGDDDSPSASVPIYTADARVFFERPDTLFQGVYQTLEPRVLYRHVPDRDQDQLPDFGSASTTGNFSRLFRATAFNNDHTEQASVGVTSRYIDERTGREYLRASLGQTFFFHDDAERDRSDYITELRLSLPRGFEIDADYRWDPDNADTNKLRTLLRWRGSDQAAVNLSLRREKTDGVTDRNQVSASLAVPITAAWRGFAGAREDLETRQTLETFFGFEQSGCCHSFRFIVSEERLRNVDPGQPSLDQAIMLELELKGLGGIGDRIRPFLDAEIDGYNPRH; this is encoded by the coding sequence GTGCCGCGACACCAATCAACGCCACTCATTGCCATCGCCCTGGCGACAGCGCTCACCTGGTCCAACGCCACGCCAGCGGCCGATGGCCGCTGGGCGCTGTGCAGTGCGCCGCTGCTCGCGCCCATGGTCGATGCCCCCAGCGCAGCGCCGACAGCCAGCGGCGCGATCAACGTCACCGCCGATGAAGCCCGGGTATCCGGCTCGCCGCCGATCTACGCGTTCAGTGGCGATGTGCGCGTGCGAAAAGGCGAACAGCGCGTGCGCGGTGAGCGATTGCGCTACGACACCGGCGCGGGTGATCTGCAGGGCGAGGGGGGCGTCCAGTTACGCCAGCCCGGGGTACTGATCGATGCCGAGCGTGCCCGCTACTGGCTGGCGCCGGAGCGTGGCCACTTCGAAGGGGTCAGCGATTACCGCATTGCCGCGGGGCATCTCCAGGGCAGTGCCGAGCGCATTGTCCGTGAAGGTCCGACCCGCAGCCGCTATCAGGGCGTCACCCTGAGCACCTGTCTGCCCGAGCAGCCGTTCTGGACACTGCGCGCCGGCAGCGCCGACATCAACCGCGACACCCGCCAGGGACGGGCCCGCAATGCCGTGCTCTCGATCGGCCGCCTGCCGGTCTTCTATACCCCGTATCTTCAGTTCCCGGTGGGCAGCGAGCGGCTGACCGGTCTGCTCGCCCCTACGATCGGTCGATCCGACAGCAACGGGACCACGCTCTCGCTGCCCTGGTACTGGAATATCGCCCCGGACCAGGATGCGACGATCACGCCCACCTCCTACTGGAAACGCGGCGTACTGCTCGATACCGAGTATCGCTATCTCCAGGAATGGATCGAGGGCACGATCAGCGCCAGCTATCTGCCCTCGGACGATGTCTACGGCGCCGATCGCTGGGCGATCGATCAGACCCATGAGCTGCGTCTGGGCCGCTCGGTGCGCGGCGAACTCCGCCAGCAACGCACCAGTGATACGGCATTCAACGATGACTTCGGCAATGAATTCGACGATCGCTCGGCGGCATTCATGGAGAGCCGGGCGGAACTCTCCTGGGCCGACCGGGGGGTGCTGGCCTCGATCGACGCCCAGTCATGGCAGCGCGTCGACGACGGACCGTCATCGCCCTATGCGCGTCGACCGCGGGTGCAGCTGGGCTATGATCCGATCGCGGGCCTGGGCCCCATCCAGTTCGACATCGCATCGGAGTACACCGACTTTTACAACGCCGATGCCACGCGCGAGCAGGGCATCGAATACAACATCGCCCCACGGGTGTCCGTGCCGATCAAAAGGCTCGCCTACCGGTTCGAGCCCGCGGTCGCGTTCCAGCACTCCGGTTATGACCTCACCAGCGCCGATGGCGATGACGACTCGCCGAGTGCGTCGGTGCCGATCTACACCGCCGACGCCCGGGTGTTCTTCGAGCGACCTGACACCCTCTTCCAGGGCGTCTACCAGACCCTCGAGCCCCGCGTCCTCTATCGCCATGTGCCCGACCGCGATCAGGATCAGCTCCCGGATTTCGGGAGCGCGTCGACAACCGGCAACTTCTCGAGGCTTTTCCGGGCAACGGCATTCAACAACGATCACACCGAACAGGCGAGTGTCGGCGTGACGAGCCGATACATCGACGAGCGCACGGGCAGGGAGTACCTGCGCGCGTCCCTTGGCCAGACGTTCTTTTTCCATGACGACGCCGAGCGCGACCGGTCGGATTACATCACCGAGCTGCGTCTGTCGCTGCCCCGCGGATTCGAGATCGACGCGGACTATCGCTGGGACCCGGACAACGCGGATACCAACAAACTGCGGACGCTGCTGCGGTGGCGGGGGAGCGATCAGGCCGCTGTCAATCTGTCACTGAGACGCGAAAAGACCGATGGCGTGACCGACCGGAATCAGGTCAGCGCCTCCCTGGCGGTGCCGATCACCGCCGCATGGCGGGGCTTCGCAGGGGCCCGGGAAGATCTGGAGACGCGGCAGACACTCGAGACGTTTTTCGGCTTCGAGCAATCCGGCTGCTGCCACTCGTTCCGTTTCATTGTGAGCGAGGAAAGGCTTCGCAACGTCGATCCAGGCCAACCCTCACTGGATCAGGCGATCATGCTCGAACTCGAGCTCAAGGGTCTGGGCGGTATCGGTGATAGAATCCGACCTTTCCTCGACGCCGAAATCGACGGCTACAACCCAAGGCATTGA
- a CDS encoding peptidylprolyl isomerase, with product MMRTLLATLLLVFVQTVQAEEVLLERIVALVNDDVVLSSEFEAELASVRQNLEQRDVQMPPASELRQQVLDRLIVQTLQLNVAERQGVRIDSATLDAAVRRIAERNRLTLPQLRDALAERGLDMAAFRDQLRRDIITRRLRQQVMNQRVDVTEQEIRQFIERNRSLDRDYRLSQILISVPEAASADAIEDARDEAQAVSERLDDGESFARVATAASDARNALEGGDLGWVPASQLPTAAADAIRELEPGERTALLRTPAGFQIYQLEETRGSGQKIVEQAKVRHILIQPNEVVTNEDARLRLQSLRSRLQAGGDFADLARANSDDPNSAGDGGELGWIDPANLPESFRSAVNRLETGEVSEIFRTRGGWHIAEVIDRRERDTSETIAREEAEQAIRERKSEEETELWLRELREEAYIEKRLENG from the coding sequence ATGATGAGAACGCTGCTTGCCACCCTGCTGCTGGTTTTCGTGCAGACCGTTCAGGCGGAGGAGGTGCTGCTCGAGCGCATCGTCGCGCTGGTCAACGATGACGTCGTGCTCAGCTCCGAGTTCGAGGCCGAACTCGCCTCGGTGCGGCAGAACCTCGAACAGCGGGATGTGCAGATGCCACCCGCCTCCGAGCTCCGGCAGCAGGTGCTGGACCGGCTGATCGTCCAGACCCTGCAGCTGAATGTCGCTGAGCGCCAGGGTGTCCGCATCGACTCGGCGACGCTGGACGCTGCCGTGCGGCGGATCGCGGAGCGCAACCGTCTCACCCTGCCCCAGCTTCGCGACGCGCTCGCCGAGCGCGGGTTGGATATGGCGGCGTTTCGGGATCAGCTGCGTCGGGACATCATCACGCGGCGACTGCGCCAGCAGGTCATGAACCAGCGGGTGGATGTCACCGAGCAGGAAATCCGGCAGTTCATCGAGCGCAACCGCAGCCTCGATCGCGACTACCGCCTCTCGCAGATCCTCATCAGTGTGCCCGAGGCGGCCTCGGCGGATGCCATCGAGGACGCGCGCGACGAGGCGCAGGCGGTCAGCGAGCGTCTTGACGACGGGGAGTCCTTTGCCCGTGTCGCCACAGCCGCCTCCGATGCCCGCAATGCCCTCGAGGGCGGCGACCTCGGCTGGGTGCCGGCGTCGCAGCTGCCAACGGCCGCCGCGGACGCCATCCGTGAGCTTGAACCGGGCGAGCGGACGGCGCTGCTGCGCACGCCGGCCGGATTCCAGATCTATCAGCTCGAGGAGACCCGCGGCAGCGGTCAGAAAATCGTCGAGCAGGCCAAAGTCCGGCATATCCTCATTCAGCCCAACGAGGTCGTCACCAATGAGGATGCCCGACTGCGTCTCCAGTCGTTGCGCAGTCGCCTTCAGGCCGGCGGGGATTTCGCCGATCTGGCGCGCGCCAACTCCGACGATCCGAACTCGGCGGGCGACGGCGGTGAGCTGGGCTGGATCGATCCCGCCAACCTGCCCGAGTCGTTCCGAAGCGCTGTGAATCGCCTTGAAACCGGTGAAGTCAGCGAGATCTTCCGCACCCGTGGCGGCTGGCATATCGCCGAGGTCATCGACCGGCGCGAGCGTGACACCAGCGAGACCATCGCCCGCGAGGAGGCCGAACAAGCCATCCGGGAGCGCAAGAGTGAGGAGGAAACCGAGCTCTGGCTGCGCGAACTGCGGGAAGAGGCCTACATCGAAAAGCGGCTCGAGAACGGCTGA